GAGTCTCCAGTTCAATTGAAGGGTGTTAGGCTTAACGACTTGCAATTGATGAGGAAAAAATGGCCTATTTATCAATGGGCTCATATTTTGCTGAAATTTCAAGTTTTGAAGCagttatttatgttatttggGTTTACAAGCTCTAGGTGCAGTAGAGGATTTATGAACTGCATTGAAAGCTACTCGTATTCTGCCTGAATTTCGTGTGTTATCCTGGAAATATTTGTTTTGGGTGACTTATTCATCTGTAATCATTTTGGTTGAGTAATGAGGTGTTCAGTTTTCTCTGAGTTTTGGATTCATTCTAGATACCTACTTGATTATTGATTGATATCGAATGGAGAACTGTTTTCGATCGGAATTTTTATTCTCCAAAGATGCTCCGAGGATAGGTGTTTAAATAGATTGCAATAGAAATCTTTACTTTGGAGCCataagttgttttttttaatgctatCTGCTATGCTTTCGACAGTTTCTGTAgcaattaatatcttatttcaaTGTTCATTTTGTTATGCTTGTTTCAGGTTGCAGGATATTACATTTCTAGGATGGATTTTTTCTTTGGAAACTCAAACAGGGAATCTTCAAATTCTGACATGgacattttcaagtgtccattTCTGAGGAACATCAATGAACCAACTAACTTCTCGTTTACATCATCAATGGCTTTCCCTATTCCTGTAAGTCGTATACATCTCTTACAGTTTCCATGTTCGCCCATATCATGATCTAAGCATCATCTTGCTCTCAATTATTTAATGCTCAAAGCTAATAGATTCCCTTGTCTCCTATTTCTTGCTCGTATTAGGCACGGGATGGGAAGGGTCCCATATTTGAGGATGgtccaaattttgacatggCATTCAGGCTCTTCCATGGGCAAAATGGTGTTGTTCCGCTTTCCGGAAGGTCATTTGTTTCGACCCAGAAGTCTCAGCCCGAACAGTCACCAGCTCAGTTTAACCCCTTGGCAGCTAAAGCTGCCACCATCAGCCTCTCTGGTTTTGGTGCAGGGGGGCCTTTTGGTTTTGATGCTTTCTTTGAAAAGTGGGGGAAAGACAACAAGAAACCAAAACCTTCAAAAAAGGAGTCTTCTAAGGTAAAATTATCTCCTTAAGCTACTGGCTATGCATAGTTGACTGataacaatattaataataataataataatcttgATGAAGCAATGTTTAAAGATGTTTGTGTTTGAATACAGGGAGGGAAATCAGACCATGAAGCAATGAGCGACGATTGGTTGCAAAAAGGGAACTGCCCGATTGCAAAGTCCTATCGGGCCGTGAGTGGTGTGCTTCCACTTGTAGCAAAGGCCCTTCAGCCCCCTCCCGGCATGAAGTATAGGTGCCCTCCTGCAATTGTGGCTGCCAGGAGCGCTTTAGCAAAAACCGCTTTTGCCAAAAACCTTAGGCCACAGCCCCTGCCTGCAAAGGTGCTTGCTATCGGCCTTCTGGGAATGGCGGTTAATATACCTCTAGGAATATGGAGGGAACACACTGAAAAATTTTCACCATCGTGGTTCGTTGCTGTCCATGCTGCTGTGCCATTCATAGGCATGCTCAGGAAATCTGTGCTGATGCCAAAGGCAGCCATGGCATTCACCATAGCAGCATCTATTCTAGGTCAGGTGATTGGATCTAGGGCTGAGAGGTACCGGCTCAAGACAGCTGCTGATGCAAGTGTATCGAAATTCGCTGAAACTTCAATCATTGGGCCAAACCAGGCGACGGCTACTGGGATCAAATGCCGGGAAAATGCTGATTGGAGTTCGAATTCTCTGCAAGTTCCTGTTGCCTCATCCTCTCCTGAGGTTTTCTGCTGATCTTGTGgtattttattcttgtttgTCGCCGTTGTGTTGCAGGGTCTAGTCATCTGCAACTGTGAGCTTCTAttcttgttgtttttatttaccACCAAAgacatccataaaaaaaaattggtgaaataAATGTGAGAATAAGAGTCATTTGTATTAGATATCATAACTGAGGAagtattttatgtaaaattgtGTGTTGATTAAAAGATTATTGCACCTCTTCTTTGCCTGttcaatcataaaataattctgAAAATGCACCAATCATGTAGCAAGACCACTCCAGTATAATAAGATAGTTAAATAGCAAGACCACTTCCTTGATTGATTAGTTCTTTACGAGGTGAAGAAAAAGGTTAGTGATAGAATCAATCTTGAATTAATCATCAACAAGAAATGCACCAATCATGTAGTACTAATCATAGACCAAATTGCTTTGAATAGGTCGCAGTTTGCTGTCTAACTGTATCACTAAATGTTAACCACCCaaataagtcaaagtaattaaaaacaaagaaatgcCCAAATGAGAAATTGGTGTAGTCCCAGCCGTGAAAGCAACACAACCCTCTTTCAAACCCATAATCCAAAATATCTTTGATAGATAACAAAGTAACACAATTTTAAAGAAGCACGACTACAGGCCGAAACACATATTTCTATAATGCGTCTAAAATTTCTAGAAACAAcacttttttcaaaacaacaacaattttCTCCGGCGACGGTAATGTCAACGGGCTGTTTGACTATGAAATAACTGAGCGCCGAAACTAACGGGCTGTTTGAGGAAGGGCCCATTGTATTAATGGGCCACGCTTAGGCCCAAGCTTCTCAAAATAattacatttctaaaaatcataatcatatgcacttcataattattttgagcCAGAACCAAGTATATTCAATCTAAATAATAGTTGTAAACGcatggataaaataaaatttgtgttcAATCTTATACTGGTGTGCCAATTTTGTATACCTCCATTTTGGCTTATCTTTCTTTCGGAACCTCCACTTAGAGAATCAATTGATGTGTCATTTTGGAAATAATGTTTACACTTCAAATTGGATCAAAGTTAATGAAATGCAATCGAATAGTTTATAGCTAACTTGTGGACCATCATGACTTAAACAAAACCAAGTTTAAGGAAACAAAAAGCTAGTTAATTAGGTGTGCactatttgatttaatgaataaattatacacTAATCAAAGGCACTCTCTAAAGGAAGATAAAGCCTGAAGAACTTTATGAATGTTGATAATCATTCAAATTGTACAAGAATCAAAATAATGACCATGATAGAAGATAAGAATTGATAGTTAATAGtagaagaaacaatttttaaaatgacagACCTAATACATGTTGGGGAAATGCTTTGTAAAGAAGCAAAATTGGGCTCCACAAATGAGAGTGAAATGACAGAATTATCCCATGTTCTTTACTTGCCTTGGGTCTCTAGACTGAGAACTTGATACTTTTATTCTAATCTAACTTCATCTTTATCGATTTGAAGAAAATTCCTTTTGCAAATTGACACTATAATTGATGTGAAAAAGTATTTAGAAGTAGCTAGAGATGCGATAATTAGATAACAACACACTAAATTGTAATGCTTCTAGATGGAAAGAAAGCTTACCGTAATTGTGCATTcgtaaatatatgaaaaaagtaaCGAATATACTGGTTTCATAGTAGTATTGATCATacttattaattaacaaaggataaaattttggaataatcataaattttgatcaaattataattttgtctcatatatctaaatattaattggaaaatttataaattttgaatttgtttgcAATGATACATGACGACGACGACTTTTGTCGTGAAATTATATCTGATGTGTGATTAATCACATGTGAACATCATAAAAGATGTTGTCTATTcataaaacaacaacaacaatgttttagttaaaaaatataaaatatatatgtacatgtGAGCACCATTTTTTTTGCTGTGAAATAATTACGTAAGtatccaaaatttataaattttcttatagatattacaaaatttatggTTTAGACTAAAAAACTAAGATAGAGTATAGGTGTAATTTCTTTAGTTGTATTTAATCATGTTTGACACATCATTTCCCAATACCCTCGTACATATTCAATTACATGACTacatcattttatataaatattcaattctatggtaaatattactccctccatccacgaaaatttgtcctagttttccatttccgtccgtcccccaaaatttgtctcatttcacttttaccatttttggtagtggaccttatattccactaactcattcctactcgattttattataaaactaatactttaaaagtaggacccacaattcactaactttttcaactcactttccattacatttcttaaaacccgtacccggtcaaaccgggacgaattttcgtggacggagggagtaactagTAAGACCATCTCCAgctatacattaaaaatgagttttggtgtaggaatcttctccaaccatacaccaaattcatatccattttggtgttttttatgaaataacaccaaatatggtgttactgcaaaatttttgtgggataaaaattaaaaataatgtaaattttgaatttggtgtaaatggttggagtaaactcaaaaa
The genomic region above belongs to Salvia hispanica cultivar TCC Black 2014 chromosome 3, UniMelb_Shisp_WGS_1.0, whole genome shotgun sequence and contains:
- the LOC125216798 gene encoding uncharacterized protein LOC125216798; this translates as MDFFFGNSNRESSNSDMDIFKCPFLRNINEPTNFSFTSSMAFPIPARDGKGPIFEDGPNFDMAFRLFHGQNGVVPLSGRSFVSTQKSQPEQSPAQFNPLAAKAATISLSGFGAGGPFGFDAFFEKWGKDNKKPKPSKKESSKGGKSDHEAMSDDWLQKGNCPIAKSYRAVSGVLPLVAKALQPPPGMKYRCPPAIVAARSALAKTAFAKNLRPQPLPAKVLAIGLLGMAVNIPLGIWREHTEKFSPSWFVAVHAAVPFIGMLRKSVLMPKAAMAFTIAASILGQVIGSRAERYRLKTAADASVSKFAETSIIGPNQATATGIKCRENADWSSNSLQVPVASSSPEVFC